In the Malania oleifera isolate guangnan ecotype guangnan chromosome 1, ASM2987363v1, whole genome shotgun sequence genome, one interval contains:
- the LOC131156647 gene encoding uncharacterized protein LOC131156647 → MDSPQSVVSPFKNSLVSEPVNQRSDLFVHNSGRLTKGIEVQRKEAAVYGLDGFIGVLEVYIHQARDIHNICIYHKQDVYAKLCLTSDPEKSVSTQIINGGGKNPVFNENLRLNVWKIDSSLKCEIWMLSRVKNYLEDQLLGFALVPLSDVLISNGKLEKEFSLSSTDLFHSPAGFVQLSLSYSGASPEVMAIPGMPPSLATNATAKDSEITEPQPSDFDKIEFPDPKIVNENHLMVSEYIGIQCSSLDSQSSESLVSSDNENQLSSEQGVQVVESFLASAVNSVQLETHDSPPSSVSTNGSPPHASLPASSESSDNAAASKSPDQEHVSKLKEKRDENVGNVESNSSDGVPSSAFAKPVLTVNVEQEQKVVQQDIVDMYMKSMQQFTESLAKMKLPMDIESGQTSSGNSSTDQKLQASKNTGSRVFYGSRAFF, encoded by the coding sequence ATGGATTCCCCTCAATCCGTCGTGTCACCATTCAAGAACTCACTTGTCTCTGAGCCTGTGAATCAGAGATCTGACCTTTTTGTTCACAACTCTGGTCGCTTGACCAAGGGAATTGAGGTCCAAAGGAAGGAAGCTGCGGTGTATGGCTTGGATGGATTCATTGGTGTCCTTGAGGTTTACATACATCAGGCTAGGGACATCCATAACATCTGCATATATCATAAGCAAGATGTTTATGCTAAACTTTGCCTCACCAGTGATCCTGAGAAATCTGTCTCCACCCAAATTATTAATGGGGGTGGGAAGAACCCTGTATTCAATGAAAATCTCCGGCTCAATGTCTGGAAAATAGATTCCTCCCTCAAGTGTGAGATATGGATGCTGAGCAGGGTGAAGAATTATCTTGAAGACCAGTTATTGGGGTTTGCTTTGGTTCCTCTTTCGGACGTCCTCATAAGTAATGGGAAGTTAGAAAAGGAGTTTTCTCTGTCCTCCACAGATCTTTTCCATTCTCCGGCTGGATTTGTTCAGTTATCTCTTTCATACAGTGGGGCTTCTCCTGAGGTAATGGCAATCCCTGGGATGCCTCCATCTCTTGCTACAAATGCAACTGCAAAGGATTCCGAAATAACTGAACCACAGCCCAGTGACTTCGATAAGATTGAGTTCCCAGACCCAAAGATTGTGAATGAAAACCATTTGATGGTTTCGGAGTATATCGGTATCCAATGTTCCAGCCTGGACTCTCAAAGCTCTGAGAGCTTGGTCTCTTCTGACAATGAAAATCAGCTTAGTTCAGAACAAGGTgttcaagttgtggaaagctTCTTGGCGAGTGCAGTCAACTCTGTCCAACTCGAGACTCATGATTCTCCCCCAAGCAGTGTTTCAACTAATGGTTCTCCTCCACATGCTTCTCTTCCTGCAAGTTCCGAGTCCTCTGATAATGCAGCTGCTTCAAAATCTCCAGACCAGGAGCATGTTTCTAAGCTAAAAGAGAAGAGGGATGAAAATGTTGGAAATGTTGAGAGCAATTCCTCTGATGGGGTGCCAAGTAGTGCATTTGCCAAACCGGTTCTCACTGTGAATGTTGAACAGGAGCAAAAAGTTGTGCAACAAGATATTGTGGACATGTACATGAAAAGTATGCAGCAATTTACTGAATCATTGGCAAAAATGAAGCTGCCTATGGACATTGAAAGTGGACAAACCAGTTCTGGGAATTCAAGCACTGATCAAAAATTGCAGGCATCGAAGAACACCGGCTCCCGAGTGTTTTATGGGAGCAGAGCCTTCTTTTGA
- the LOC131156654 gene encoding uncharacterized protein LOC131156654, whose amino-acid sequence MVSLIYHLFSSSALVSLGLYHLICATRNHLISRSPSDYYAKPYHPLPSSSRLLKHLQLYLLILCLFIAFAHQTLVSSDSDPLLKGHTPVHRFTSLQSAAVLFLFFLLSLALLLSHTSSLLPFPSDLFFALASALFFLQYSVYSAAATVQNSDLEAKCDSISARVSALASLLCLLLACQPRLFVADVALGASLCLQGLWVLQTGLSLYVEAFIPEGCHRLLDVVKGVEGSTKCDLEESRLRAVAILDLAFVVHVMFTLLIVFLSYAVVAKTVGVRRYGSYEALPSLASSGDSNHIQMKTMAGTQA is encoded by the coding sequence ATGGTGTCCCTAATCTATCACTTATTCTCATCATCGGCTCTGGTCTCACTGGGGCTCTACCACCTCATCTGCGCCACTCGGAACCACCTTATTTCTAGATCCCCTTCAGACTACTATGCGAAGCCCTATCACCCTCTCCCCTCCTCCAGTCGCCTCCTCAAGCACCTCCAGCTCTATCTCCTCATCCTCTGCCTCTTCATTGCCTTTGCCCACCAGACCCTCGTCTCCTCAGACTCAGACCCTCTACTTAAAGGCCACACCCCTGTCCACCGCTTCACCTCCCTCCAGTCTGCTGCTGTCCTCTTCCTCTTTTTCCTCCTCTCCCTTGCCCTCCTCCTCTCCCACACCTCATCTCTCCTCCCCTTCCCCTCAGATCTCTTCTTTGCCCTCGCTTCTGCCCTCTTTTTCCTTCAATACTCCGTCTACTCTGCTGCTGCCACCGTCCAAAACTCTGATCTTGAGGCAAAATGTGACTCCATCTCAGCCCGTGTGTCTGCCCTTGCCTCCCTGCTTTGCCTACTTCTTGCATGTCAGCCCAGATTGTTTGTTGCTGATGTCGCCTTGGGGGCCTCCCTCTGTCTCCAGGGCCTCTGGGTGCTGCAGACTGGCCTTTCCCTCTATGTTGAGGCCTTTATACCTGAGGGCTGCCACAGGCTGCTGGATGTTGTGAAAGGAGTTGAGGGTTCCACCAAGTGCGATTTGGAAGAATCCAGGTTGAGGGCTGTTGCGATTTTGGATCTTGCCTTTGTGGTTCATGTCATGTTCACCCTACTCATCGTCTTCCTCAGCTATGCTGTTGTTGCTAAGACTGTTGGTGTCAGAAGATATGGATCCTATGAGGCCTTGCCCAGTCTCGCCTCTTCTGGGGATTCTAACCATATTCAGATGAAGACCATGGCTGGCACACAGGCCTGA